In a single window of the Streptomyces sp. 846.5 genome:
- a CDS encoding WXG100 family type VII secretion target — translation MTTYTVQMEQVDYIVGEMNSITQKINSTLADLDNQSKVNLAEWNSDAQQTYTQVKAQWDTAAADMTAKAATAIQLLGQINEYYANGERQGVQLWG, via the coding sequence GTGACCACGTACACCGTCCAGATGGAGCAGGTCGACTACATCGTCGGCGAGATGAACTCCATCACGCAGAAGATCAACTCGACCCTCGCCGACCTGGACAACCAGTCCAAGGTCAACCTGGCCGAATGGAACAGCGACGCGCAGCAGACCTACACCCAGGTCAAGGCGCAGTGGGACACCGCCGCCGCCGACATGACCGCCAAGGCCGCCACCGCGATCCAGCTGCTCGGCCAGATCAACGAGTACTACGCCAACGGTGAGCGCCAAGGCGTTCAGCTCTGGGGGTGA
- a CDS encoding WXG100 family type VII secretion target: MAQLTSVELQGMTAAQSTFQTALDDSTSSYSSIEGQIEALQASWTGEAASVYTQAMTQWLEDFRTVNQALSTMLEKLSQNTNVYANTHSDTEQAAQQVAQTIGAGGFAGLPGL, encoded by the coding sequence ATGGCACAGCTGACTTCGGTCGAACTCCAGGGAATGACCGCGGCCCAGAGCACCTTCCAGACCGCTCTGGACGACTCCACCAGCTCCTACTCGTCCATCGAGGGCCAGATCGAGGCCCTGCAGGCCAGCTGGACCGGCGAGGCCGCCTCCGTCTACACCCAGGCCATGACGCAGTGGCTGGAGGACTTCCGCACCGTCAACCAGGCCCTGTCCACGATGCTCGAGAAGCTCTCGCAGAACACCAACGTCTACGCCAACACCCACTCCGACACGGAGCAGGCGGCGCAGCAGGTGGCGCAGACCATCGGCGCGGGCGGCTTCGCCGGCCTGCCCGGCCTCTGA